One stretch of Buteo buteo chromosome Z, bButBut1.hap1.1, whole genome shotgun sequence DNA includes these proteins:
- the S100Z gene encoding LOW QUALITY PROTEIN: protein S100-Z (The sequence of the model RefSeq protein was modified relative to this genomic sequence to represent the inferred CDS: substituted 1 base at 1 genomic stop codon), producing the protein MDQLXTHFFSSSNNFSLELALQHFPETGLWFGSCAMSLTLGLCPAALLLTVMSTPLEDAMVTLIRIFHHYSGKEGDRYKLSKGELKELLTSELTDFLSGQKDPLLVDKIMKDLDSNKDNEVDFNEFVILVAALTVACNDFFEEQLKEEGF; encoded by the exons ATGGATCAACTGTAAACCCATTTTTTCAGTAGCAGTAACAACTTCTCTCTTGAGCTAGCTCTCCAACACTTCCCTGAGACTGGCCTTTGGTTTGGCTCCTGTGCAATGTCACTGACTCTGGGTCTTTGCCctgcagctctcctgctcaCTGTTATGTCCACACCGCTGGAGGACGCAATGGTCACCTTGATCAGGATTTTCCATCACTACTCTGGCAAAGAAGGAGACAGATACAAGCTCAGTAAAGGAGAACTCAAGGAGCTCCTCACCAGTGAGCTCACTGACTTCCTTTCA gGCCAAAAGGACCCCCTTCTGGTCGATAAGATTATGAAAGATCTGGACTCCAATAAAGACAATGAAGTGGATTTTAATGAATTTGTCATTCTGGTTGCTGCTTTGACTGTGGCATGTAATGATTTCTTCGAAGAACAGCTAAAGGAAGagggattttaa
- the F2RL1 gene encoding proteinase-activated receptor 2 isoform X2 has protein sequence MAGRRGLCRLLLLLCALLAAATPAESSGTSSSKGRSFAGRKVPNTNNASEELYEVDEFATKALTGKLTTVFLPVVYIIVFMIGLPSNAMALWVFFFRTKKKHPAVIYMVNLALADLFFVVWFPLKIAYHVNGNNWLFGEGLCKVLVGFFYGNMYCSILFMTCLSVQRYWVVVNPIVHSRKKSEIALGISLAIWILIFLGTIPMYLVNQTAYISNLNITTCHDVLPENVLAHDMFNYFLSLAIGLFLIPALLTAVAYILMIKTLNASISDVSTAKKRKRAIKLIIAVLSMYLICFTPSNVLLVVHYLLLKTYSQSYLYMSYITALCLSTLNSCIDPFIYYYISKDFRDNFKNALLCRSVRTTRRMQVSLSSSRYPKKSNSYSSSSNGTTKSTY, from the coding sequence agagTAGTGGAACCAGCAGTTCAAAAGGAAGAAGTTTTGCTGGCCGGAAAGTTCCAAATACAAATAATGCCTCCGAAGAGTTATATGAAGTGGATGAATTTGCAACAAAAGCCCTCACAGGAAAGTTGACTACAGTTTTTCTTCCCGTTGTCTATATCATTGTCTTTATGATTGGTTTGCCAAGCAATGCCATGGCCCtctgggtcttttttttccgaacaaagaaaaaacatccgGCTGTGATTTATATGGTTAACTTGGCGTTGGCAGACCTCTTTTTTGTTGTCTGGTTCCCACTGAAGATTGCATACCATGTAAATGGCAATAATTGGCTATTTGGTGAAGGTCTCTGCAAAGTACTTGTTGGATTTTTCTATGGAAATATGTACTGTTCCATTCTCTTTATGACATGTCTCAGTGTGCAACGGTATTGGGTTGTAGTGAACCCCATAGTGCattcaagaaagaaatctgaaattgCCTTGGGCATCTCCCTTGCTATCTGGATACTGATTTTTTTGGGCACCATTCCAATGTATCTTGTTAATCAGACAGCATATATTTCAAATCTTAACATCACTACCTGCCATGATGTGTTGcctgaaaatgttttggctCATGAtatgtttaattatttcctCTCGCTTGCAATTGGACTCTTCTTAATCCCAGCTCTCCTCACTGCTGTTGCTTACATACTGATGATTAAGACTCTGAATGCTTCCATCTCAGATGTAAGCACTGCGAAGAAACGAAAAAGAGCAATCAAACTGATTATTGCTGTCCTGTCCATGTATCTCATCTGTTTCACACCTAGCAATGTGCTGCTTGTTGTGCACTATTTGCTCCTCAAAACATACAGCCAGAGCTATCTGTATATGTCGTACATAACTGCACTGTGTCTTTCTACTTTGAACAGTTGTATTGATCCATTCATCTATTACTATATTTCAAAAGACTTCAGAGACAACTTTAAAAATGCTCTTCTTTGCCGAAGTGTGCGAACTACACGGAGGATGCAAGTGTCTCTCTCATCAAGCAGATACCCCAAGAAATCAAATTCTTATTCTTCAAGCTCGAATGGGACCACTAAATCAACCTACTGA
- the F2RL1 gene encoding proteinase-activated receptor 2 isoform X1: MGASWSNKSCPVSAVRTFEAGTTSSQHKKSSGTSSSKGRSFAGRKVPNTNNASEELYEVDEFATKALTGKLTTVFLPVVYIIVFMIGLPSNAMALWVFFFRTKKKHPAVIYMVNLALADLFFVVWFPLKIAYHVNGNNWLFGEGLCKVLVGFFYGNMYCSILFMTCLSVQRYWVVVNPIVHSRKKSEIALGISLAIWILIFLGTIPMYLVNQTAYISNLNITTCHDVLPENVLAHDMFNYFLSLAIGLFLIPALLTAVAYILMIKTLNASISDVSTAKKRKRAIKLIIAVLSMYLICFTPSNVLLVVHYLLLKTYSQSYLYMSYITALCLSTLNSCIDPFIYYYISKDFRDNFKNALLCRSVRTTRRMQVSLSSSRYPKKSNSYSSSSNGTTKSTY; the protein is encoded by the coding sequence agagTAGTGGAACCAGCAGTTCAAAAGGAAGAAGTTTTGCTGGCCGGAAAGTTCCAAATACAAATAATGCCTCCGAAGAGTTATATGAAGTGGATGAATTTGCAACAAAAGCCCTCACAGGAAAGTTGACTACAGTTTTTCTTCCCGTTGTCTATATCATTGTCTTTATGATTGGTTTGCCAAGCAATGCCATGGCCCtctgggtcttttttttccgaacaaagaaaaaacatccgGCTGTGATTTATATGGTTAACTTGGCGTTGGCAGACCTCTTTTTTGTTGTCTGGTTCCCACTGAAGATTGCATACCATGTAAATGGCAATAATTGGCTATTTGGTGAAGGTCTCTGCAAAGTACTTGTTGGATTTTTCTATGGAAATATGTACTGTTCCATTCTCTTTATGACATGTCTCAGTGTGCAACGGTATTGGGTTGTAGTGAACCCCATAGTGCattcaagaaagaaatctgaaattgCCTTGGGCATCTCCCTTGCTATCTGGATACTGATTTTTTTGGGCACCATTCCAATGTATCTTGTTAATCAGACAGCATATATTTCAAATCTTAACATCACTACCTGCCATGATGTGTTGcctgaaaatgttttggctCATGAtatgtttaattatttcctCTCGCTTGCAATTGGACTCTTCTTAATCCCAGCTCTCCTCACTGCTGTTGCTTACATACTGATGATTAAGACTCTGAATGCTTCCATCTCAGATGTAAGCACTGCGAAGAAACGAAAAAGAGCAATCAAACTGATTATTGCTGTCCTGTCCATGTATCTCATCTGTTTCACACCTAGCAATGTGCTGCTTGTTGTGCACTATTTGCTCCTCAAAACATACAGCCAGAGCTATCTGTATATGTCGTACATAACTGCACTGTGTCTTTCTACTTTGAACAGTTGTATTGATCCATTCATCTATTACTATATTTCAAAAGACTTCAGAGACAACTTTAAAAATGCTCTTCTTTGCCGAAGTGTGCGAACTACACGGAGGATGCAAGTGTCTCTCTCATCAAGCAGATACCCCAAGAAATCAAATTCTTATTCTTCAAGCTCGAATGGGACCACTAAATCAACCTACTGA